The Neurospora crassa OR74A linkage group V, whole genome shotgun sequence sequence ATAGGGAAGGGACTTGTGCTGTTCTATaaaccaccaacaacaacaacaacaaacaacaacaaagctCCCAGTCATGAACCACAACTATTCAACAGGATCACCATTTCTCGCAGAAACCTGATGTTGATCCGGTCTGTCGCGGAAATACTGCGTACCGTATGTACACACATCATATGGAAGACGAGCCAGAGACCGACGGGCAATACGAAACTGTGCATGAGCCTCCTGCGTCCAAGATTGGCCAATCTCAACTTTGTTCACACCAGCACACGCAACCACTTTGCACCAGCCGGCAACTCCATCCAGTACACGCCCCACCATGTTCGATGGGGAAGCTTTTGATTGGAATCGGTGTCATGGCCCCATCCGATCTCCATGCATCAGCACACACTCAGCAGCATTGCAACGACACTTTTCATTCGCTAACACTGTGCAGCACAGCATTGGACATTCGTTCAATCAAGAACTGAACGAAGTTGGTGCCCCCAACCACGGGATTTCAGTTACATTGTATTGGGTGGCCGGGACGGAACGCAacaagacagacagacagacagatgTAACTCGCAGCATGAAAAAGCAATTCGGTTGTTTCTAGGTTCTGGAATTCTCTCTCTAAAGGTTATTGCCCGTTATCAGTTATAATTAACAATTTGGCACGGACCAATTTCCCCGAGCGTgcccctttttctttgttaCGTTCACACCCCTGATTATAGAAGACAGGGGGTCCAAGAGTGAGTATACGGGGTTCGCGGTTTCTGAAGTGTTTGGAACACTGTGCCCTTCTCCCCATACCTCTACGTTATGTGCCCAGCTACCTTTATTACTGCGGAGGCACGCCTGGAAAGGGGGTCCAGCGTCGTTCATCGCATACCTACCAACGAATTGTCGCCCCCGACGGGACCTAAAGCCACAGCAACGGGGAACACTTTGTTCAGCACTCATCGTCATCGCAAAACAAGCCAAAAAAGGATGCGGATGTTGGATTCACGATGAACATGAAACTCCGATCTTACAATGCGCGATACATGCCTTTACCGCTACGCCTTACGCAGCAGGCAAGCAGAACGGGCAGCAACTCACACTAGCGTACTGCCAAGTGCCGGCAGTGCATAGCTAACTCATGGCAATCACTTCTAATcgcataggtacctaggtagaacGCCAAACAGACGTCATGCCATGTCCCTGTGACGGACAAGCAGACGGGCCTGGCGGTTTGAACGTGTGTGCGTCGCGTGTCAGGACAACCCTTCTGCTATTGTTTcaaactataaaataaaataaaaattgaGTTCCAATGAAGAATTGAAATGGAGAACTGCAAGCAAGATCGCCCTTCGCCTGGATCGGCCTTGAACTCGAGTCAAAAGCTTGTTTCCCCAAACTCTAATCAACCTCGTGGATTCCCCAAGAAAGTTTGGAACAAGCTTCATACTGATCAACCTCGGGCTTGCTCGCGCGCTCTCGGCCTTGACCAGGATGGAAAAAGATGATGCTCTTGAGATCGGTGGCATCCTTCTCTTACGAAAACAGTCACAGCGTTCAGGTGTTGAAACGAGACGGGTAACGGGATGGGAACAGGGCCGGCAACCATCATGCTCCTTGCTTTCTCATAATGTGCCCCCAGTTTTTCTAACAGCATCCCAATCAACATTGATATCCTCGTGGCTGATCATCTACCAAGACCATTTAATTCTCTCCAACGTCCGTACCTTCTCGTTCGTTTGCTGACTCGTTGAACCTCCACCTCTTTGGCCTCCAGGGTCTTGATGCCAAGACATGGTGCTGCTTCGATGTAGCGTATAACTGGTGGTTGGCACATGTCAcaattttttttggtttaGTGAGCCTCATGTCCCTCAGTCGCAGTCTCACTCAAGAGGAGGCCCGAGACGGGTAGACCAGCAGGAGGTCTTGTGGACGGTCAAGTTCAGCTTGCTGTAGCTGCTGTGCAACCTGCCTGTTTCCATGTCCATGGATGGTCTTGACAAGAGGGAAACGGATTTAAGCTCGGGTGGCTACTGACTCAGTGAACGATCAAGTCCCTCGGCGATATTTATCTAGCAAATCTCTGATTTTCTTACTATCTGCCGCTTGGAGAACTAACAGACAACTTCCGTGGAGTTACAAGTAAGATAAATCAATGTCGTTGTCAGAGCACTTGCATACTTCGTTGCATCGATATGTTGCCGTTCCTACAGCCGACATTCCTCACTTACAGATACAAACAGAAGATCTACACTAATGTACACACATTACATATACATCGCATCGCTCGTGCGTAtgcaagtcaagtcaagtcaaaaGAGAGGGGGTACAAACTTTTCCTTGCATTATCTCCATATGTATTACAGACTGTAGTCTAGTGCAGGTGTTCATCTGGacattttttttattcttttcaTCCCATCTTCTTAACTACATCTGAAGAGGTAAAATCCACAATTGCTTTGGAAATAACGAACATCTCCAGCATCTTTGAACCAAACAACGTCCCGCGTCATCTCAATCTTACCAAACAAATAAACAAACAGGGCAGGTTCCACCCTCCCTCTCAGAttatccccctccccccacccgcaaaaaaaaaaaaaaaaaaaaaaaaaaagggagggaaattagaaagaagaaaaaaaaaaaaaaagttgacgCCGAGCCTCAGCATAGCCACGCGTCTTCCTTACTGCGTGGCCCACCACGAGGGTGTTCTATTTCCATGCCAAGTACCTAGGTTGATCATTGATGGCGATCAATTTCACATAGCGCGGCTATGTAATCTCTACActactctacactacactacactacactagtatTGGAACGAACCAAGATATCGAGAGGGAAGTCGgagtggaaaaaaaaaaaagattgcTGCAAGTTCCGCGTTTTGCCCCGAGTGATTTACACTACCACGCACGCGCAAGGCAGCACGAGCAGCACGGGTCGGTGGGATCCAACATCCGTCTCTTTTTCTGAGAAGCTGTTTGTCTTTTTCCATGTCCAAAGACGTCATGCATAGTAGTGAATGACAAATAAAGTGCGTAGTCCGAtccaaagaaacaaaaaaccACTGCCACGAAGTTCGCTGTGGTGTTTTGAGTAAATAGGATATACACATGCATAGGTACTGTAGTGTCAATCAAGAATTCGAGATGCCTATAGTGAGTGAGTGTATAGCAGAATCGCCAACAATGTATAATATTGTAGAACTCCATATGAATGATACTCAAGTGGAATACGAATcgatccatcatccatccaaaCCTCGATGAAAATTCCATGATCATATGAAAGCTGAAAGACAACTTGAAGTCCCAACAACCCCAGACCAGCTGACGACAACGACCTGTAACTCAAGTatcacttcacttcacttctgTACCATACCAACTTCAAAAGGTTAGTTAGGTTGTGTAAAGTTGCTGTCTTGTTGCAAGCTCTTCTACACTGCAGCTCCAAATGGCGAAGtgcactcactcactcactcacttaCTCACTGACTAGAATGTGCCTACCATACCTGTGATACTCGATGAGGATCACTTTCTTTCTGCCTATGAGGGAAGTACTTACGGTCAGGTCATGCATGTTtagtcttgtcttgtcttgtcttgtcttgcttGCGGCTTGTGGTACCTCGAGCAGGGTGATACTTAGATATGCGAGGTGGTACGGAGACTGTTGTAGGAGGCCGGCCGGCTGGGACCATGGGCTTAAGTGaaaaggggaggagaggaggtagCATTTATTCACATGTTATCTATCGGTGTTTTTGACGAAGGGGTGGAGAGTGATTGGTTGTGTATCCTAGGGTAGAGATTCTTTGAAAGTCATATCAGTTCGAGGTCCGTAACTTTGTAGACTCTGAGCTGGTCTACTATGATAATTCATGGATAATTCATGCCCTGGGGTTAAGTCGTCAACATATCATGTCTCATCGGATACTATAGGTTCGGTACCAGCAACGCCTCGCCGGCCCTCAAGGACAGAGCACAAGTCCCCCAAGACCCCAACTACCTTACTTACTCCATAGTACTAACAtccgtctcctccaccctccaCATATACCACATGAACAAACTCCTATACGGCCGAAACCTCTCACTAATCTCCCTCATCTCCGCCTCGCTCATATACTTCCACTTCTTATCCTTTCCGTTCCCGTTCCCCCCattcttgagcttcttcacATCCCGCCCCACAAACGCCGCCATCCCTCTTTGCACGCCCAAGTCGCCCAGCGAAAAGACATCCATCCTCTTGAGCGCAAAACAAGCAAACATCTCGACGGTCCAGAGCCCCAGTCCGCGAACGGCGACGAGTTTGGCCACTAGTTCCTCGTAGGGCGCCGAGGCGAGGAGCGAGGCGGATAACTCGCCCGACGCAAATTTGGCGGCGAGGCCGTGGATGTACTCGGCTTTGCGCTGGGAGAGGCCGGCGGTGCGGAGGGTGGGGAGGTCCTTGGCTAGGATGTGGGCCGGGGTGGGGAAGCGGCgttttgttggtgttggtgttggatcGTTCTCttgggtcttcttcttctccttgccgTCTTCTTGATCTGAAGGGgggtcgtcttcttcttcgaataGAGCGACGAATTTGGCTTTTATCGACTTGGCTGCCGCGCCGCTTACCTGTTGGGAAATGATACTGCTCACGAGACTTTCAAAGGGGTCGATTTGCTCTGCTAGTCCCTCGGGACTGAAGACGCGGCAGGGGTGCTTGTCGATGAGAGGTTTCATGCGTGGGTCGATGGCGATGAGATGGGCGCAGGCTTTTTCCAGAATGTTTTCTGTTGTGGTGCTCTCGGAGTCTTTTGTTGTCCAGCCAGGGGCCTGGGGCTTGGATGGGGAGAGGCCGTCTCGGATATCTCTGGGTCTGATTGGGCTGGAAGAGACCACGCGTGAAGTTTGAGGGGAGAGTAAAGGGGCGTTGGTCTTGTTTGGGTCGGCTAGGCGGGAGACGGCGGCGGGTTTGGGTTTCTGAACAGCCGGGGAGGAGAGCAGAGCTGCGGCGGCTGGTGTTGGAGttgcgggtggtggtgctgtcTTCTTTGAGACTTTCCGTTTCTGAGGAGTTGAAGGTAGTTGTGGTTCTTCTGTGGCTGGCGCGCCCTCGTCCTCGACGCTGGCTTTCCTCTTCCGGGACTTGGGAGCAGGtgccggaggaggaagtatgGGAGCAGCCGCGTCGTTGAGCTGGGCTACGGCCAGAGCACTCAACCGCGCAGATCTTCGGGTTGCCATCTTTACGGTGGGTGTTGTCAATTGAAGGCAACTAGAAGAGATGGTGAGAGTGCGACAAATGACAACTTGACCACGGTAAGTTGCAAGTGTGTGACAGCCTGAGGACTCCAGAGTCAATCTCCACCGACCCAATGCCTGACGTATGAGTCTCGGTTTGACTTGACAGGTGCTCAATATCATGCCAAGAGAGGGTattggaaagaaagaagatggagattcGAAACAGGGGATCAACGACTCATCAATGGATCACCAAAACAAAGACGAAAGCAAAGGTAAAGGAGCACTAATCACACAGCACAGTAACAGACACAGGCAGCAGTGTAGCATTCACAACGCGTCTTTGATCGACGTCATGGCCGTCCCGGGCCCGTCGGTGTCGCCTGCTCACGTGGCACGGAGCCAAGTGGTGCAAAGGTCGGGACCAAGTccggggaagaaaagggaaagatgTTGGAGATTAGCTAGTGGTAGCCGATAGGGGGTCCACCAAATGCTTGGCTCTTCGTTAATCGTGTACGCTAGTTGTGGCTTCAGTGTACCCCTGAGAGATGCAGAAATTCCGAGGACTTTTTACGTTTCGAGGCCCTCTGAAAACTAGCCAAGTGTCTAGACTTGAGCAACGAATAGTGCTTACATACCTTGGCTTTGTGTGATATTGGTacgggtgtggtggtggttgaggttCAGCTTAGCCTAGATGGCTATGGAGATGACTACTGCTTCTTGTACTCGTTCTGGAACCAAGATTTGTGTGTAGGTATGCCAGATCTTGACTGGTTGTATAGGTGATTGTACAGAAACCTCAAACATCCCGTGACTGTAGTCTGGATTTCCTTCCGGTCGGGCAATATGCAGTGCTACTACCCCTTTTTCGCACCAGGGCCATGTTGATATCAAAGGGTTGCAACGGCGGCTCAAATATTGACGGACCGGACCCGGCGAATCCATTTCCACCGGTCCGCTGTCATTACGGCGCTGCAGCATCTTTTGGGAGTAGTTAGAAGACGGCAATTGGCTCCGTTCCCAAAACCACACTATGTACGCATAAACAACGAGACAAGGCGGGCAAGGGCCAGAGCGGACGGCGGGGAGCGGAGGGAATTGCACCGACCAGGTTGAGGTGAGGCTAGAGGGGCATCCTGGCCATCCTTGTCCTGGGGAAAACAAAACATGCTCAAACCCGTGGGTGAGATTCTGGATCGAGATGAGGGTGGTCGGAGGGCatgaagtggaagaaagCCCTCGCTGTCCGGGCCTCAGATGGACCCAAGTGCAAGCCTCGGAGGGTGGGTGATAGGTGTCGGAACGGAATACATATAATTCCTGcgcccctccctccctcttgaCAACATCACAGCATAACAATTCTTTTCCATTGATTTGATAACAAGGACATGATGTGCAGTCGGCAGGCTGATCGCGACCGTTGATGGAGCAAAATGGTGGAAATGGGGGGATTGCGtgttccttcctccccaCTGCAGTCTCAAGTGGAAGCCAGGGCAGTCTCTCCCCCCTTCCATGAGAACCGCTCTGAGTGGATGAGAGTGGTACGCAACATAATGAAGCGGGTCTTTTACCCCCCAAATCCGGGCTCCCTGATAGGCTGTCCTAGACCGAGGTATGCTCGACCCCCCCGTTGATGTGGACGACGGGGTGAACGATAGACCCCCCCTGTGAGCGGGCATGGGCGGGCGGTGTCCCTTCTCGCTGAGAGGACAAGAGATTCTGGAACCATTTGGCGGGCTGGGCAGTGACCTTTGGGAACAGGAGCTCCCTTGTAGTGTATAGTAGAATCTCTCTTTCTCAGCCTCCATCCGTCCCGTCTCCGTTCCCGTGCGTCTTTCGCCTGAGTTGAGAGTTCCGACCCCGACCACACATCACAATACGCGGACTCAACCGCGTCGGTGTTACTTTGTTTGCTTCTATCTTGTACACTTTCttgacgacggcgacgacgacgacgacgacgccgacgagaGAGCCATTGCTACATTCGCTTGTAGGATCCTTCTTCTCAGAGATACCGCCTTcgctctgctgctgcttcagGAGACGTGGGCTTTTCCACCCAACCGACACCCCGTAATCTCTCCACGACGCCACACGACTTCCCACGCGAATCGTTCCTTTGCTGCTACACCCGGCGATACCGCATACCTCAGCCGCTCTTCACGTCGCAACACTTCCTCCGCACCATTGCCGCCGCTGCGCATCGCGTCGTCCACCTAGCCGGCAGCTACATAGACTGCTCCCGTCTCCAATTTTTAGACTTAATATCCTCCTCGACCGTTCAGCGGGTGGTGCCGTGGGCCACCCCGTTTCTTCATAATGCTTCTCCCCAAAGGCGGCGTCAGCTGGAAGGCTGCGAGAGCACAGCTTCCTCCCGCAAGGGCACTATGGGCTATCCTCACAAAGACAcgattcctcctcctcgttgccGTAACAGGAGTGGTGCTATTACTATGGCGCGGCATCAGCACAGGCGCCTCCGAGATGCAAAGGTTGGTGCCATCCCATGTGCTGTTCTGTCCATTACTTCCGCCATCGGTGTGCTAATGTTTGCGTCTGCCTTTCAGTTTCTATTGTTGGGGTCCCTCAAAACCGCCAATGGAGATGACGCTCAATGAGCAACAAGCTTGGAATGCCCACCTCCATACTCCTGTTATCTTCAACCACCACGCCCCGCTAGAAATTAACTCGTCCACCATCAGCCACGTCGACCTCAACCCCGTCAAGTCCACCACCAAGGCCGTCGCCAACGAGGAGCGCATCCTGATCCTCACCCCTCTCAAGGATGCCTCCAGGTATCTCTCCAAGTACTTCGAGCTGATCGCCGAGCTTACCTACCCTCACCACCTCATCGATCTTGCCTTCCTCGTCAGCGACTCTACCGATGACACTCTTGCTGTCCTGGCTTCCGAGCTGGATCGCATCCAGAAGCGCCCCGACCAGATCCCCTTCCACAGCGCCATGGTTGTCGAGAAGGATTTCGACTTTAAGCTGAGCCAGAATGTTGAGGAGCGCCACTCGTTCGCTGCCCAGGGTCCTCGTCGCAAGGCCATGGGTCGCGCGCGCAACTACCTCCTTTCTGCTGCCCTGAAGCCCGAGCACTCCTGGGTTTACTGGAGGGACGTGGACATTGTTGACAGCCCCAAGAAGATCCTCGAGGATTTCATTGCCCACGATAAGGACATTCTTGTTCCCAGTAAGAACAACTTCCCGTAATAGTCCCCACATGGGGCAATAAAGCTAACATGTGATAGACATTTGGTTCCACCGCTACCAGAACGGCCGCGATATCGAGGGTAGATGTGAGTTTTGGACCGTTGCTTGATTTAGTTCTCAAATTGCTAACCGCTTCACAGTCGACTACAACTCTTGGGTCGAGTCCGACAAGGGTCGCAGACTTGCTTCTAGCCTTGACAAGGATGTTGTTCTCGCTGAAGGTGTGCAGATACCACAGGGCCCTGGGGGTTGACACCGACTAACATAGTTGTTCACAGGCTACAAGGAGTACGACACCGGCCGCACTTACATGGCTAGAATGGGCGACTGGCGCGACGACAAGGACGTCGAGATCGAGCTTGACGGTATTGGTGGCGTGAACATTCTTGTCAAGGCCGATGTTCACCGTTCTGGTAGGTCAACATCTTTCTGCGCTCGAGAGAGGACAAATCCGGCTAACAACCATAGGTATCAACTTCCCCTGCTACGCTTTCGAGAACCAAGCCGAGACCGAGGGTTTCGCCAAGATGGCCAAGCGCGCCGGCTACCAGGTCATCGGTCTTCCCAACTACGTTGTCTGGCACATCGACACCGAGGAGAAGGGTGGTAACGCATAAAGAGTCTGTAACTGGATTCGCTTTGCATCAACATCCTGTCTGCACACACCCGATAAAAATCGCGCGGCGGCGAAGGGGAAACACGATCTTTACATACTGTACGAAAGCCCACGACACACACATACCAAGATTCATCGAATTCTTCGCCATCAGCGTGGTGACAAACCGGCGTTATGGGGTTTACGGCGGGACGGCTCGGATATTTTTCTCTTCGTTTTACAAATAACTTCCAGTCACACTACTCCATCCGGCTCTCCAACCGACAGCCCCCTCCCACAAAGCCCGCCCGCCGTCCCCGCCTCGCTCGAACGCGGCAACCCCAGGTTGACGTCAACGTCCGATAGCCGGTAACAGCTACCACACCTTAATGAGCGGAAACGCACACAACAGACGAAGTAACGTATACAGGAAGGGTCATAACAAAATCAGTCAATAAAACATTTTGGTTAACGTATgtaaagaggaggacgaggatgatgagttATCGGCTCAAAAAGCGATGAGAGAAGGACATGTGTATACATCATGAATGGATAAAGCAAAAAGTTGTGTTGAAGGCTCGAGCTTTGCTTTAGAAAGGTGTGCCCCGAAGAGATAAGAGGAGAGGACAGCCAGCTTATAGCGGacgtctttttttccccctcttctcAGCGAGTTCTTGGTTGCCCCGGTTTGGTTGGACAGTTAGTTGGCTGGCGGTTTGGGTTTCCCCGAACGGGAAAAAAacggagagagaaagaagagaatgaAGTTAAGacataatatactatacttgTTTTCCTGTTTACACAACTTCTCTGTGTACCTTTTTGTTTACAGGCAGACAGTCATTGCTTCATGATAGAAAAAGGGGGGTTTTGTTTACCTCTAGGTGTGCGGGTagtgttttctttctttctatttttctttcttctgttGTAGGATAGCTTactcttttttctctttttcagCTTCGACGTGGTCAGCTTTAGTTAACGTAGTAATGAGAGTATGTACACTGTCTGCTCTGTTGTCGGGTGGACTGGTACACATCAGATATCACACATATCACCCACCGAAAGGAGAACTAAGTTGTCACTTTCAGTTTTCGCAACACAATATGCCCGCCGCCATTTTGGTATGATGCCCATTGGAACcgagagaagaaagaagtcTGTGTGTATCCTCAGCATGATTATGCGGGCTTACACAATTGTGCCTTCAACGTCCAGAaacgaaagaaaaaaatactGGAGTCTTCAACGCTGCCTGATCCCAAACATGTGTGatactccttttttttttttttttttttttttttttttttttttttttttttttttctgagtACACACGATGAACAAGATCACAACTTTTGAGTGGTGCTAACTGCCACCAAGGTTGTGAGCGGCACAAACTCGGGTCCTCGTCAGCCACCTGAAATAGAGCAGGTTTGGGCCATAAATTTCCTAGTCTCGGAGAAGAGGAATGTTTCTTCGGCGGTATCTTTGGACAAGGGCTCTCTAAAAAGTAGGCAGCCATCTGATATGACAGGCAGCTACAGTATGGCCGCCATCACTCCCGTAGGTTATTGTCTCACTTCTTCCCATGGTTGCGTACCTCTGCTACTACTTAGTTCTAGGCTCTTTGGGACACAGAGACAATGAGAGTATTTGCGAATTGAGcggagtttttttttttttttcttattactTTTTGATCTAACTTGTCATGACTCTCACATACACTTCTTCAACGTACAGCATAGCAGAGGTCGATTTCGATGGCTACCATGTCTGAGACacttccttccctcccctttcttttctttctctctttcagttgtcttgttgttttgggggggggggaagaatGCAGGATAAAGGTCTATTGCccattttctttccttctaaTAAGTAGAAATGGTTAGGTAGTCTTTTCTTTCGCAGTCGTCACCATCTCCTCTCAAAGCAttttccccttccacttccacttcataGAGATGCGCGGGTTCTGGGAGCGTGAACACAACCATAGACAAGAACATTTGGCTGTTGCCCATTGTCGTTGCATCGCAAACTGTCCATCTTCCCCCATCCACCTTTTCCCCCCCTTCATCCTATTTCTCCAGAAAGCAATTGGCAGCAAGTTGTCGAAGAGTTCCAGGTTCCAGAGAATCGAGGGGACGAGTTTTTGTTTCGGTTCTTATTTTGAGCGCATCCACTTTATTGCTTTGGTATCCTCGGCTTCCAAATCCTAAGCGTAGCGTAGCAGTACTCCAgcctttcccttctcttcggTTCCTTCGTTCCcgtcgaaaaaaaaagtcggcCAGTCCAGTTCCCACCGCGCGCGGATAACGGAAAAACCTTCCCTCCCATCCTTTcccatccttccttccttcccctttcatACCTTTATAAGTCCCGCGCTTAGTTCTTGACGACAGCCAGGGTGTCGAGAGCGTCCTTCTcggcggcctcggcctcgatCTGGTCGATCAGGGGGCGGAGGTAGGGgacgtcctcctcctgggtGGTCCACTCGTTCTTGGGCAGGAGCTTGTGGGTGAGGGAGAGCTGGGTGGCGCGGCGGATGCGGTAGATGCGGTCGTACGACTCCTTGGGGCTAAGGCGCTGGAGGGCGGCGAGGACGGTCTCGTTCTCCTCGGAGATGAGGTCGTCGGCGCTGTTTTtggggaggaagggtggGTTAGTTTATGGGTTGTTGGTCGGTTGTATATGGTATAGTGAGTGGTAGGTAGTtagataggtaggtgggtgggtgggtgggtgttgGTCCTCCTGCTCGGGGATgtggaagggagggagggaactGCGGCTGGGGCGCGAGCCATTGAGGTAGAACCGGGCCGAGGAGAGACAGATGGATAGACGTAACACATAGAAGGGCGATGGTTTCGATACAGGTAGAGCCTACGTCACAAGGGTCCCGGGCCGGACTGCTGGCCATCGaggtatataaaagaaacaacaaaaactCACCGGAGACCCATCTGACGGTAGCCGGCGGCATTGATGTACCAGTTGGAGACGGGCTTGAGCATCTTGTTCAACCAGCCACGCTTAGCGACGGCCTGGACGAGAGAAGGGGCAGACATGGTGATTGATGGATGATTGTCGACCGGGGTGGCGGTTGATAGTCGGTGATAGGTAGGCGAGGTGGTGAGGAGTCTACACTCTCTTGTCGTCTGGTCTCTACGCACTTGGGAAACACCAAGGTCAAGATTCAAGATGGAGGGCGGAGAGAGCTAACAAATTGCCGCGACCCGCAAATCAGCAAACCCGCGAAAGTCAGCCAGCCATTTCAGCCAGTAGTAGAAGCGCACTGTCCAACTAGAACACTCAGAAAGAAGCTCCGGGTGCTCCGTGCGTTTTTCTTAGACTGTCTCCCGTCTCCCGTCGCTCCGGGAAAAGCCGTGTCCAAGTGGCTGATGCCTCAAAGCTCAGGCTCTACGAGAATAGGGAATTTGTTTTCTTGGCAAGGGTTTGGGTTACCATGGAGCTGTCGGTCCAAATGCCAAGGCAGAGATGAGGTCGATGTTATGGGCCGCGGTGGGTCTAGAATTGGAGACGACGACCAGGGCAGCCGCTTTTTTGGCGGGCGACGGTGGTGACCGCTGGCGCTGTTTCGCTGCAGTGAAACGGAATCTCGACTGATAGCTATCATCTCTTGTCTGGGGGAAGGTTAAAAACGGGCCATACTGGGGGTCTTTGGTCTGAAGTCTAAAACTCCCGAGACTTGAGAGACCTGGACAAACACATGATTATCTGGACACCTACTTTCTGGCCCCTAGACCAACACTTGCTTCTGGTGTCTTCATGACTcggaggggaaggaaattCGAGGCAGCTCCCAGCGCATCCGGAATTGCTGTTCATCCACTCACTGCCTACGGGAGTCAcgggcaggtaggtaggtatggacAATCACTGCAGTAAGGTGACATAATTGGTAACCATAATTGGCATCCGCGTCCCGCCGTCATTGGCGTTGGCTGTTCGTTTCTGTAGATAACTACGTAGTTTCCTTAACAAGAACCAACCTATCTAcacaccaacatcaccatccgTCCTCGGCCTCCGTCT is a genomic window containing:
- a CDS encoding mannan polymerase II complex ANP1 subunit; this translates as MLLPKGGVSWKAARAQLPPARALWAILTKTRFLLLVAVTGVVLLLWRGISTGASEMQSFYCWGPSKPPMEMTLNEQQAWNAHLHTPVIFNHHAPLEINSSTISHVDLNPVKSTTKAVANEERILILTPLKDASRYLSKYFELIAELTYPHHLIDLAFLVSDSTDDTLAVLASELDRIQKRPDQIPFHSAMVVEKDFDFKLSQNVEERHSFAAQGPRRKAMGRARNYLLSAALKPEHSWVYWRDVDIVDSPKKILEDFIAHDKDILVPNIWFHRYQNGRDIEGRFDYNSWVESDKGRRLASSLDKDVVLAEGYKEYDTGRTYMARMGDWRDDKDVEIELDGIGGVNILVKADVHRSGINFPCYAFENQAETEGFAKMAKRAGYQVIGLPNYVVWHIDTEEKGGNA
- the qcr7 gene encoding ubiquinol-cytochrome c reductase complex protein; the encoded protein is MSAPSLVQAVAKRGWLNKMLKPVSNWYINAAGYRQMGLRADDLISEENETVLAALQRLSPKESYDRIYRIRRATQLSLTHKLLPKNEWTTQEEDVPYLRPLIDQIEAEAAEKDALDTLAVVKN
- a CDS encoding DNA-3-methyladenine glycosylase; amino-acid sequence: MILSTCQVKPRLIRQALGRWRLTLESSGCHTLATYRGQVVICRTLTISSSCLQLTTPTVKMATRRSARLSALAVAQLNDAAAPILPPPAPAPKSRKRKASVEDEGAPATEEPQLPSTPQKRKVSKKTAPPPATPTPAAAALLSSPAVQKPKPAAVSRLADPNKTNAPLLSPQTSRVVSSSPIRPRDIRDGLSPSKPQAPGWTTKDSESTTTENILEKACAHLIAIDPRMKPLIDKHPCRVFSPEGLAEQIDPFESLVSSIISQQVSGAAAKSIKAKFVALFEEEDDPPSDQEDGKEKKKTQENDPTPTPTKRRFPTPAHILAKDLPTLRTAGLSQRKAEYIHGLAAKFASGELSASLLASAPYEELVAKLVAVRGLGLWTVEMFACFALKRMDVFSLGDLGVQRGMAAFVGRDVKKLKNGGNGNGKDKKWKYMSEAEMREISERFRPYRSLFMWYMWRVEETDVSTME